One Papaver somniferum cultivar HN1 chromosome 10, ASM357369v1, whole genome shotgun sequence genomic window carries:
- the LOC113316134 gene encoding G-type lectin S-receptor-like serine/threonine-protein kinase LECRK1 yields the protein MKFQQTILSMSFLLLQLPLLVVEPSSFNDRNITSHTSVINKMRDSSNTSMVGNIIRRGSSISIVGDICSSYWPSSSCNVGFGFYKLCSSQDGPDEFVVGISFFKPRVATLVWSTNRYYSKPSSVLITNEGKFVLRMKPDDKEEPLIPNIQEPVAFAMMHENENFVLYGSESQIVWQSFDYPTHTVLGGQQLRAGFDLVSKGSRLSVEEISGSVEIHAQSSESVRVSIISDALLEGSLRRLIFLSLSTTGDLYLSGSDGVVLKYIYLNKNHQQRQQGGTSIVKEDDYLYMARLSSYGYFMLEYVAR from the coding sequence ATGAAGTTCCAACAAACAATTCTCTCAATGTCCTTCTTACTTCTCCAACTTCCATTACTAGTTGTTGAACCCTCATCTTTCAATGACAGAAACATAACAAGTCATACTTCTGTCATCAACAAAATGAGAGATTCATCAAACACTTCTATGGTCGGCAACATTATAAGAAGAGGTTCATCTATTTCTATTGTTGGGGATATTTGTTCTAGTTATTGGCCTTCTTCTTCTTGTAATGTTGGTTTTGGATTCTACAAACTATGTTCTTCACAAGATGGTCCTGATGAATTTGTAGTTGGTATAAGCTTTTTCAAGCCTCGAGTTGCAACCCTTGTTTGGTCAACGAATCGTTACTATTCTAAACCATCTTCAGTTCTCATCACCAACGAAGGAAAGTTTGTGCTCAGGATGAAGCCAGATGACAAAGAGGAGCCTCTAATACCCAACATACAAGAACCAGTGGCATTTGCAATGATGCACGAGAATGAAAACTTTGTACTTTATGGTTCAGAGTCTCAAATCGTTTGGCAAAGTTTTGATTATCCTACGCACACCGTTCTTGGCGGTCAACAATTAAGAGCTGGGTTTGATCTTGTCTCTAAGGGAAGCAGATTATCAGTTGAGGAAATCAGTGGTTCAGTGGAAATACATGCGCAAAGTTCAGAAAGTGTACGTGTATCTATAATATCAGATGCACTACTTGAGGGTTCACTGAGGAGGCTAATATTCCTAAGTTTAAGCACTACTGGTGATCTATATCTTTCTGGTTCTGATGGCGTCGTTCTTAAATATATTTATCTAAACAAGAATCATCAACAAAGGCAACAAGGAGGAACAAGTATTGTGAAGGAGGATGATTATTTGTATATGGCAAGACTATCTTCATATGGGTATTTtatgttggagtatgtggctcgataa